One window from the genome of Brachionichthys hirsutus isolate HB-005 chromosome 19, CSIRO-AGI_Bhir_v1, whole genome shotgun sequence encodes:
- the sema4d gene encoding semaphorin-4D, whose translation MWFGVLGVFLGLLLEVSTHGPHAVPRTSWRHQDLDLVEFSEPGISNYSTLLLSEKEDALYVGAREAIFELSKTNIRVRNKKVQWTVAENAMAMCALKGKSKERDCLNYIRVVQPVDHERLYVCGTHAFQPQCKHLNLADFSLGGESEDGRGKCSFDPSHSFTSVMVDGELYSGTSYNFLGSEPIMSRYSPSQTLLRTEYSTSWLNEPSFVFADVIGEAPGGVDGEDDKIYYFFTEVSVEYEFFGKLLIPRVARVCKGDLGGQRTLQKKWTSFLKAKLVCSMPELNFVFNVVHDVFVLKGAARRDTVVYGVFTSQWGNVGLSAVCAYNMTAVAHVFAGGKYMQKATVEQSHTKWVRYNGVTPSPRPGACINNLMRQQNISSSLHLPDKTLQFVKDHPLLEDPVLPIGGGPRLITKDVNYTQIVVERVRALDRNVYDVIFTGTDKGLLHKSVVVGGDVHIVEEIQLLKESESIKNLLLSSETRSLYAGSDSGVVQSPTAFCVRYLSCVDCILARDPYCAWDPQNAACVNTFDVPSQRHRRLIQNLNGDADKCPSASARTLRDPRSVTVQPGGSAELPCLPPSNLAQVVWRSNGSVLTEASRFHLLGESGLLIYSVAPEDQGHYECWAVEWAPAAGKNFSRLLAAYVLTLDPPPRPPQQAGRLAPTTLGSREAAENIASSPVDPSSSLSSSGSSPLSAPPSSSNKFPSLETRGAAVRLLPPLLKDQAWGVHAQEAFLLFCLALGPRDVHVHWLINGNSLDTPAMEHRQPLGGEEVLVSSWIREGPLSKDARYHCLAEAGAGSAVAEVDLQLTIGDENVPSRDLNQWRNALSEHEQLLKRWAKVWLRRPLSPAGAWRPPCHLSLVVVLGPGGHAVGTEALYEQTEIRVRSCASPGSGGPGGGVENPPPPAGAHLALGRLPKAMFVFFADETNIPTAER comes from the exons ATGTGGTTCGGCGTGCTGGGGGTGTTTCTGGGGCTGCTCCTGGAGGTGTCCACCCACGGACCCCACGCTGTTCCTCGGACCTCCTGGAGACACCAAG ATTTAGATCTGGTGGAGTTTTCCGAGCCGGGGATCTCCAACTACTCCACGCTGCTGCTGAGCGAGAAGGAGGACGCTCTGTATGTGGGGGCGAGGGAGGCCATCTTTGAGCTCAGCAAGACGAACATCAGAGTCAGGAATAAGAAG GTTCAGTGGACGGTCGCAGAAAACGCCATGGCGATGTGTGCGCTCAAGGGGAAATccaaagag AGGGACTGCCTGAACTACATCCGGGTCGTCCAGCCCGTCGACCACGAGCGCTTGTACGTTTGCGGCACGCACGCCTTTCAGCCTCAGTGTAAACACCTG AACCTCGCAGATTTCTCATTGGGCGGTGAGTCTGAAGACGGCCGGGGGAAGTGCTCCTTTGACCCCTCCCACAGCTTCACCAGCGTCATGGTTG ACGGAGAGCTGTACTCCGGGACGTCTTACAACTTCCTGGGCAGCGAGCCGATCATGTCCAGGTACTCCCCGTCCCAGACCCTCCTGAGGACAGAGTACTCCACATCCTGGCTCAACG AGCCCAGCTTCGTTTTTGCCGACGTCATCGGGGAGGCGCCCGGCGGCGTCGACGGTGAGGATGACAAGATCTATTACTTCTTCACGGAGGTGTCGGTGGAGTACGAGTTCTTCGGGAAGCTGCTCATCCCCCGGGTGGCCCGGGTCTGTAAG GGGGACCTCGGGGGACAGCGCACCCTGCAGAAGAAATGGACGTCCTTCCTGAAGGCCAAGCTGGTCTGCTCCATGCCCGAGCTCAACTTCGTCTTCAACGTCGTGCACGACGTCTTCGTCCTGAAGGGGGCGGCGCGGAGGGACACGGTCGTCTACGGGGTCTTCACCTCCCAGTG GGGTAACGTCGGCCTGTCGGCGGTGTGCGCTTACAACATGACGGCGGTGGCGCATGTCTTCGCCGGAGGAAAGTACATGCAGAAGGCCACGGTGGAGCAGTCCCACACCAAGTGGGTCCGCTACAACGGCGTCACCCCGTCGCCGCGTCCCGGAGCG tGTATCAACAATCTGATGCGACAGCAGAACATCAGCAGCTCGCTCCACCTGCCGGACAAGACGCTCCAGTTTGTGAAGGACCACCCCCTCCTGGAGGACCCCGTCCTGCCCATCGGCGGCGGGCCCCGCCTCATCACCAAAGACGTCAACTACACCCAGATCGTGGTGGAGCGGGTCCGGGCTCTGGATAGGAACGTCTACGATGTCATCTTCACCGGAACAG ACAAGGGGCTCCTTCACAAGTCGGTGGTGGTTGGAGGAGACGTGCACATCGTGGAGGAGATCCAGCTCCTCAAGGAGTCCGAGTCCATCAAGAACCTGCTGCTGTCCTCCGAG ACCCGGTCCCTGTATGCCGGTTCTGACTCCGGGGTGGTCCAGTCCCCGACGGCCTTCTGTGTCCGCTATCTGTCCTGCGTGGACTGCATCCTGGCCCGGGACCCGTACTGCGCCTGGGACCCTCAGAACGCCGCCTGCGTTAACACCTTTGATGTTCCCAGCCAACGGcacag GAGGTTGATTCAGAACCTGAACGGTGACGCCGACAAGTGCCCGTCAG CGTCGGCCCGGACCCTGAGGGACCCCCGAAGCGTGACGGTCCAGCCTGGGGGCTCCGCTGAGCTGCCGTGCCTGCCCCCCTCCAACCTGGCCCAGGTGGTGTGGAGGTCCAACGGCTCGGTTCTCACCGAGGCGTCCCGCTTCCACCTGCTGGGGGAGAGCGGCCTCCTCATTTACAGCGTGGCCCCGGAGGACCAGGGCCACTACGAGTGCTGGGCCGTGGAATGGGCCCCCGCCGCCGGCAAGAACTTCAGCCGCCTCCTGGCTGCGTACGTCCTGACCTTGGACCCCCCACCCAGACCCCCGCAGCAGGCCGGCCGTCTGGCCCCCACCACCCTCGGCAGCCGGGAGGCAGCCGAAAACATCG CCTCCTCTCCTGTCGACCCTTCATCTTCCTTGTCTTCCTCTGGAAGTAGccccctctctgcccccccctcctcctccaacaaGTTCCCCAGCCTGGAGACCCGGGGGGCGGCGGTGAGGCTGTTGCCCCCCCTGCTGAAGGACCAGGCTTGGGGGGTTCATGCCCAGGAGGCCTTCCTGCTCTTCTGCTTGGCGCTGG GTCCCAGAGACGTCCACGTTCACTGGCTCATCAACGGGAACAGCCTGGACACCCCCGCCATGGAGCACCGCCAGCcgctggggggggaggaggtgcTGGTGAGCAGCTGGATCCGGGAGGGGCCGCTCAGCAAGGACGCCCGTTACCACTGCCTCGCCGAGGCCGGCGCCGGGAGCGCCGTGGCGGAGGTGGACCTCCAGCTCACTATCGGAG ATGAGAACGTCCCGTCCAGGGACTTGAACCAGTGGAGGAACGCCCTCTCCGAacacgagcagctgctgaagaGATGGGCGAAGGTCTGG CTGCGACGGCCACTGAGCCCTGCGGGGGCGTGGCGGCCCCCGTGTCACCTGAGTCTGGTCGTGGTCCTCGGTCCGGGTGGACACGCCGTTGGCACTGAAGCTCTTTATGAACAGACGGAGATCCGGGTCCGATCCTGCGCCTCACCGGGGTCTGgtgggccgggggggggagtggagaATCCGCCTCCTCCTGCGGGGGCTCACCTGGCGTTGGGACGTCTTCCCAAAGcgatgtttgtattttttgctgACGAGACGAACATCCCGACAGCAGAGCGATAA
- the shc3 gene encoding SHC-transforming protein 3 — protein sequence MLHRTKYNRFRNESVTSVDELLHGLSMNPKVSAAPQPAAETSYTPPTEVQSSSASSSHGADHLEDGGTALCSLMNKVSGLKFSSSGSLLGIKGPPSAGGGGGSGGSPSPCSATAAPGVGGSLCGLASQLEPAASMSKKSRLDDPQPGRVDWSHGGGGAPVNKPSRGWLHSSEKISGHGVTYVVKYLGCIEVLRSMRSLDFTTRSQITREAISLVCEAVPGTKGALRKRKPPSKALSSILGKSNLQFAGMSINLNISTSSLNLMAPDGKQIIANHHMQSISFASGGDPDTTDYVAYVAKDPVNRRACHILECSDGLAQDVIGTIGQAFDLRFQQYLQCPASKLSSTHDRVINMEELPWPEEEEEPTEHPYYNNIPGKMPPPGGLTNTWLANQNPAPDGCQAGPASADQTYYQERHWGDERKAAFMQQGSLDISSLPESKGPPPKAGEVPAYVNTQQIDAQVLAALQAEAESVTKGMVAAAKEKDAQKDLFDMKPFEDAIQSQSQLPSQSQAYGLQRAASVDNASPLLVRSLASRAQEELEGQTWYHGIMSRRDAEELLKDDGDFLVRKSTTNPGSYVLSGVHGGLAKHLLLVDPKGTVRTRDHIFDSISHLIGHHRDNSLPIVSAGSELCLLQPVGRNQ from the exons ATGCTTCACCGCACCAAGTACAACCGCTTCAGGAATGAGTCAGTGACGTCCGTCGATGAGCTTCTCCACGGCCTGTCCATGAACCCCAAGGTCTCGGCTGCCCCCCAGCCCGCAGCCGAAACGTCTTACACGCCCCCGACCGAGGTCCAGtcttcctccgcctccagcAGCCACGGCGCCGACCACCTGGAAGATGGAGGCACCGCCCTCTGTAGCCTCATGAACAAGGTGTCCGGCCTGAAATTCAGCAGCTCGGGCAGCTTGCTCGGCATCAAGGGTCCGCCCtcggcgggcgggggggggggttcaggcgGCAGCCCGAGCCCCTGCTCGGCGACGGCAGCCCCCGGCGTGGGCGGCTCGCTGTGCGGCCTGGCCTCGCAGTTGGAGCCGGCCGCCAGCATGAGCAAGAAGAGCAGACTGGACGACCCCCAGCCCGGCAGGGTGGACTGGAGCCATGGCGGAGGGGGGGCCCCGGTGAACAAACCCTCCAGAGGATGGCTGCACTCGAGCGAGAAGATCTCCGGCCATGGAGTGACGTACGTTGTGAAG TATCTGGGCTGCATTGAAGTCCTTCGATCGATGAGGTCACTAGATTTCACCACAAGATCACAAATCACAAG ggaAGCCATCAGCCTGGTGTGTGAGGCTGTTCCAGGAACCAAAGGAGCTCTACGGAAGAGAAAG CCACCGTCCAAAGCTCTGTCCAGCATCCTGGGGAAGAGCAACCTGCAGTTTGCTGGGATGTCCATCAACCTGAACATCTCCACCAGCAGCCTCAACCTGATGGCCCCCGACGGCAAACAG ATCATAGCCAACCATCACATGCAGTCCATTTCCTTCGCGTCAGGCGGAGACCCC gacACGACGGATTATGTTGCCTACGTAGCAAAGGACCCCGTTAACAGGCGAG cgtgTCACATCCTGGAGTGTTCTGATGGGCTGGCCCAGGACGTCATCGGCACCATCGGCCAGGCCTTCGACCTCCGCTTCCAGCAGTACCTGCAGTGTCCCGCCAGCAAACTGTCCTCCACCCACGACAG GGTGATAAACATGGAGGAGTTACCCTggccggaggaagaggaggagccgacAGAGCATCCTTACTACAACAACATCCCCGGCAAGATGCCGCCCCCTGGAGGCCTCACCAACACGTGGCTGGCCAATCAGAATCCAGCGCCTGACGGCTGCCAG GCGGGGCCGGCGTCGGCGGATCAGACGTATTACCAGGAACGCCACTGGGGCGACGAGCGCAAAGCGGCCTTCATGCAGCAGG GATCCTTGGACATCAGCAGCCTGCCGGAGAGCAAGGGCCCGCCCCCGAAGGCCGGGGAGGTGCCCGCGTACGTCAACACCCAGCAGATCGACGCCCAGGTCCTCGCCGCCCTGCAGGCCGAGGCGGAGAGCGTGACGAAGGGCATGGTGGCCGCAGCCAAAGAGAAGGACGCACAGAAGGACCTGTTCGACATGA AGCCTTTCGAGGACGCCATTCAGTCCCAGTCCCAGCTGCCGTCCCAGTCCCAGGCTTACGGCCTCCAGAGGGCCGCGTCCGTGGACAACGCCAGCCCCCTCCTGGTGCGCTCGCTGGCCTCCAGAGCGCAGGAGGAGCTCGAGGGCCAGACGTGGTACCACGGAATCATGAGCCGCCGCGACgccgaggagctgctgaaggacgACGGCGACTTCCTGGTCCGCAAGAGCACCACCAACCCGGGGTCCTACGTCCTGTCGGGGGTGCACGGCGGACTCGCCAAAcacctgctgctggtggatCCCAAAGGCACG GTACGGACAAGGGATCACATCTTTGACAGCATAAGCCATCTTATTGGCCATCACCGTGACAACAGTCTGCCAATCGTGTCAGCCGGGAGCGAACTGTGTCTCCTGCAGCCGGTTGGACGGAACCAGTGA
- the LOC137908706 gene encoding sphingosine 1-phosphate receptor 3 yields the protein MINPQIYLHYNYTGKLDHRPSVGTGAGAVDTSTIVFLIICSFIVLENLTVLVAIWRNQRFHNRMYFFIGNLALCDLLAGVAYLVNLLLSGEKTLQLSPVLWFVREGSMFVALGASIFSLLAIAIERHLTMIKMRPYDGNKNYRVFLLIGTCWTIAICLGALPILGWNCLDNLPDCSTVLPLYTKKYVAFCIIVFTLLLLAMSVLYARIYILVKSSSRKVSKHRTSEHAMSLLRTVIIVVGVFIACWTPIFVLLLLDVACERRRPILYKADWFIAVAALNSALNPVIYTLASREMRRAFLGLVCGVCFRGKASVGGNKPSLEHSRSKSWSSQNHPNQSQRSSRPEQEQEQEQEANTAHGEVSVVAGDAAPPGQGCDRKD from the coding sequence ATGATCAACCCTCAGATTTACCTGCACTACAACTACACGGGCAAGCTGGACCACCGGCCCAGCGTCGGcaccggcgccggcgccgtggACACCAGCaccatcgtcttcctcatcatctGCAGCTTCATCGTCTTGGAGAACCTGACCGTGCTGGTGGCCATATGGCGGAACCAGCGCTTCCACAACCGGATGTACTTCTTCATCGGTAACCTGGCGCTGTGCGACCTGCTGGCCGGCGTGGCTTACCTGGTCAACCTGCTGCTGTCCGGGGAGAAGACCCTGCAGCTCTCGCCTGTCCTCTGGTTCGTCAGGGAGGGCAGCATGTTCGTGGCCCTCGGCGCCTCCATCTTCAGCCTCCTGGCCATCGCCATAGAGAGACACCTGACGATGATCAAGATGAGGCCGTACGACGGCAACAAGAACTACCGGGTGTTCCTGCTGATCGGGACCTGCTGGACTATCGCCATATGTCTCGGGGCGTTGCCCATCCTGGGCTGGAACTGCCTGGACAACCTCCCCGACTGCTCCACCGTCCTCCCGCTCTACACCAAGAAGTACGTGGCCTTCTGCATCATCGTCTTCACGCTTCTGCTCTTGGCCATGTCCGTCCTTTACGCACGCATCTACATCCTGGTCAAGTCCAGCAGCCGCAAGGTGAGCAAGCACAGGACCTCTGAGCACGCCATGTCGCTGCTGCGCACCGTCATCATCGTGGTCGGGGTCTTCATCGCCTGCTGGACCCCCATctttgtcctgctgctgctggacgtggCCTGCGAGCGCCGCCGCCCCATCCTCTACAAGGCGGACTGGTTCATTGCGGTGGCGGCGCTCAACTCGGCCCTGAACCCGGTCATTTACACGCTGGCCAGCCGCGAGATGAGGCGGGCCTTCCTGGGGCTGGTGTGCGGCGTCTGCTTCCGGGGGAAGGCCTCCGTCGGCGGGAACAAGCCGTCTCTGGAGCACAGCAGGAGCAAGTCGTGGAGCAGCCAGAACCACCCCAACCAGAGCCAGAGGAGCTCCAGgccggagcaggagcaggagcaggagcaggaggcgaaCACGGCTCACGGCGAGGTGTCCGTGGTGGCGGGGGACGCTGCTCCGCCCGGTCAGGGGTGCGACAGAAAAGACTGA
- the LOC137908921 gene encoding zinc finger and BTB domain-containing protein 7C, translated as MVHHRVEDLIGIPFPNHSSEVLCSLNEQRRDGLLCDVVLIVRDQEHRTHRSVLAACSQYFKKLFTVATAGGGDRHAAAVYQIDFVAPECLTAILEFAYTSTLTVTASNVKEILNAAQMLEIPCIINVCLEIMDSGGGGGERGGAGEEEGEEEEEEEEGDEEDDAGLRKDEREEADNVSERSLQSLESRGGQMPLESSPPSTSTHRQQAASPDAMRGKQETVESRALKDFSIESLLQEGLYPRMSTLDRRSNFSPLLPGFYPSMWPAELQAFPKHLLDPNLHQHPGTGVSPRSGLPPAFPSAAPQEASKPLNLAVKRRIIKEELNEEVPLSLLHGNLLQEFVSSGLGSAMSAGQAPADGHALGLIKDEADFRSYLSILSSASHLGALFPPWQLEEERKMKPKASQQCPICSKIIQGAGKLPRHMRTHTGEKPYMCTICEVRFTRQDKLKIHMRKHTGERPYMCLHCNSKFVHNYDLKNHLRIHTGVRPYQCEHCYKSFTRSDHLHRHIKRQSCRISRPRRGRKPAAWRPTPATSFLCPPSSAPRQFEENVLSPAYQAVKSHGLGEMLGLGNGALGFKRGDGAGGEGGQTRGQHAGEGTAGAGRQRGVFAFTLAGEDVLTHSPFYTSPPDPWTIRLERAPPIPESAK; from the exons ATGGTTCATCACAGAGTGGAGGACCTGATCGGGATCCCCTTCCCGAACCACAGCAGCGAGGTCCTCTGCAGCCTCAACGAGCAGCGGCGGGACGGCCTGCTCTGCGACGTGGTCCTCATCGTCCGGGACCAGGAGCACCGCACCCACCGCTCCGTCCTCGCCGCCTGCAGCCAGTACTTCAAAAAGCTCTTCACAGTGGCCACCGCCGGCGGCGGGGACCgccacgccgccgccgtctACCAAATCGACTTTGTGGCTCCGGAGTGCCTCACGGCCATCTTGGAGTTCGCCTACACCTCCACGCTGACGGTGACGGCGTCCAACGTGAAGGAGatcctgaacgcagcacagatGCTGGAGATCCCCTGCATCATCAACGTCTGCCTGGAGATCATGGACAGCGGGGGTGGAGGCGGGGAGCGAGGGGGAgcgggagaagaggagggggaggaagaggaggaggaggaagagggggatgaAGAGGACGACGCTGGGTTGAGAAAAGACGAGCGGGAGGAGGCGGACAATGTCAGCGAGAGGTCACTGCAGTCGCTGGAGAGCCGGGGGGGGCAGATGCCTCTGGAGTCTTCGCCTCCCAGCACCTCCACCCACCGCCAGCAGGCGGCGTCTCCGGACGCCATGAGAGGAAAGCAG GAGACGGTGGAGAGTCGGGCTTTGAAGGATTTCTCCATCGAGTCTCTCCTCCAGGAGGGGCTGTACCCCCGCATGTCAACGCTGGACAGGAGGAGCAacttctcccctctcctcccggGCTTCTACCCCTCCATGTGGCCTGCAGAGCTCCAGGCGTTCCCGAAGCATCTCCTGGACCCGAACCTCCACCAGCACCCGGGTACAGGAGTCTCGCCACGAAGCGGGCTCCCTCCCGCCTTCCCCAGCGCCGCACCGCAGGAGGCCTCCAAGCCGCTCAACCTGGCAGTGAAAAGGAGGATCATAAAGGAGGAGCTGAACGAGGAGGTCCCGCTCAGCCTGCTCCACGGGAACCTCCTGCAGGAGTTCGTCAGCTCCGGATTGGGCAGCGCCATGAGCGCCGGGCAAGCGCCAGCGGACGGTCACGCTCTGGGTCTGATAAAGGACGAAGCGGACTTCCGGTCCTACCTGAGCATCCTGAGCTCCGCGTCTCACCTGGGGGCCCTGTTCCCCCCctggcagctggaggaggagaggaaaatgaagccCAAAGCGTCGCAGCAGTGTCCGATCTGCAGCAAGATCATCCAAGGCGCGGGGAAGCTGCCGCGCCACATGAGGACTCACACGGGGGAGAAGCCGTACATGTGCACCATCTGCGAGGTCCGATTCACCAG GCAAGACAAGCTGAAGATCCACATGAGGAAGCACACGGGCGAGCGCCCCTACATGTGCCTCCACTGCAACTCCAAGTTCGTCCACAACTACGACCTGAAGAACCACCTGCGCATCCACACGGGGGTCCGCCCCTACCAGTGCGAACACTGCTACAAGAGCTTCACGCGGTCCGACCACCTCCATCGGCACATCAAGAGGCAGAGCTGTCGCATCTCCCGCCCCCGGCGAGGACGAAAGCCCGCCGCCTGGCGGCCCACGCCCGCCACCAGcttcctctgccccccctcctctgccccGCGCCAGTTTGAGGAGAACGTGTTAAGCCCCGCATACCAGGCGGTCAAGAGTCACGGACTTGGGGAGATGCTCGGCCTCGGCAACGGGGCTCTGGGATTTAAGAGAGGGGACGGCGCCGGAGGGGAGGGAGGGCAAACACGGGGGCAGCACGCAGGGGAGGGGACGGCAGGAGCAGGGAGGCAGCGGGGAGTGTTTGCCTTCACCCTGGCTGGAGAAGACGTGCTTACCCACTCCCCGTTTTATACTTCACCCCCTGACCCCTGGACCATACGGCTGGAGCGAGCTCCGCCCATCCCCGAGTCGGCCAAATGA